From the genome of Diabrotica virgifera virgifera chromosome 8, PGI_DIABVI_V3a:
GCTAACGCAAACGGAAGATGTGACACGAGGACTTATCATGATCACAGAAATTCAAAACAAAACCAACCACACGGGTCGAAGATGTACCGTGATAAAAGTTatacaaaaacaaaagaaaatagccGTCATGATATTAGCATGTATCGGGGTCAAACTTACATTATAACAAacgaaaacaagaagaaaaattacaagaatacTAATAAATACGAAAGAGAAAATTGTACGATGAGGTATCAATATCGAAACTATACAAATATGAAGAAACATGAAACATATGAAAGAAGGACTTATCGTAATAAGGAGAGGAAACAGAGAAGAAGAGGAGCACAGCAAGCTCAACAaggaagaagaaataaacaatggactCAGGTGACTTACAACCACCGTGAGCAACAGGAAAATTCGGTGCCTGATGCAAAATTTTTCAGGAATGTATGCAAACTAGATAGGGATTGACTTAAGGGTTGAAAACTAAGTCGTGTGTGATGATGCTAAAGAGGTATGCTTAGAGTGGTAATTCGAATCCCACTTGGTTTGAGGACCTGCATATTTAACACGAAAATAGATTGTTTACACGAAGGAAAATAAGCAAACCGGACTGGGAATTATGGAATTAggatattttttttggaaattaaatATAACGCTGCAAATGGTGGGATTTTTTGTCCCGCGCCAAGGAACCTACCTACAGTAGGTTTTATTTACACTTTACCCTATTCTACAAAACTTATACAACTGTTGTACACAACTACAGGGTTGATAAATTAATAATTCGATTATGGTCATAGAAGAAACTAAGACGAAAAGGTGACCAATATAATTAATACTTAAACACACACATATAATGCTATAATaagaagaatattaaataccctaataataaaatctaataactatacgtatttcaaaatatttatcgTTAGAAAACATGACTATATTTTCATTACACATATAATATGATGTAATATAAAACGAGTAACAGAAAACATATCATTCTGCACGAACTGCAAATTCCATTCAGGTTTGTTTGGATGAAAGAAACTACAATTAAAAATGTCTACATATAATTATAGACAGAGAGCTCGTAATACAATTcgataatattattaataaaatttataatactACAATCCAACAATACGAGTATAATAGTAAGagaatacaataataatatgatCCTTAACAGATTGAAAAATATATCCCACTCAACACCTTGCATTTACCTTCATTTCATTTCCTAAACTAAACTTTGATTTATTACCTAAGTTGTTGCAGTTGGAAGAGTATTATTTGTTCAAAGACTAGTGTCTTTACATCAAACATTATATTAACCTATCTTTGTAAAGTAATGTTT
Proteins encoded in this window:
- the LOC126890252 gene encoding micronuclear linker histone polyprotein-like, which encodes MTIVKAGNFSSLSGAGATTYVKDQETLVQTENVENSKNRRSSRYKGRRKSVPNGHEYKNTHTKQYSSIQNVDRRNKRGKVIQENYKNNLEKRGKCRSKYNSANANGRCDTRTYHDHRNSKQNQPHGSKMYRDKSYTKTKENSRHDISMYRGQTYIITNENKKKNYKNTNKYERENCTMRYQYRNYTNMKKHETYERRTYRNKERKQRRRGAQQAQQGRRNKQWTQVTYNHREQQENSVPDAKFFRNVCKLDRD